The DNA segment AAAAGCAAAAATACCAATATTTGTATTAAAAAAAAAGGCTAAATCATAAATATTTTCAAAAAAAGAAGACATATTACTTTAATAAGTTAAGTTTCTTATTGATTCTTTCAGATTGCAAATTTCCCTCTTTTAACTTAACAAAACATTCATCAACAATATCTCTTGGAGCTTTATCAATAAAGTTTTTGTTAGATATTCGCTTATTTAAAGATTCTATTTCAAGATTAACTTTTTTCAAATCATTAGTGAGCCTATCCTTCAAAGCCTCTAGATTAACAAAATCATTAAAAGGCAAATAAACCTCTAGATCACCAATAATACCTGAAAAAGACTTGACAAAAGTATTTTTGTCGATCTCATTAGATTTACGGAGAACCACTTCAGATGACTTAGTAAAAGTTTTAAGATCTACTAATAGAGTTTTAAGGAAATTAGTTAATTCAACATTATCTGAAATTAAATAAACAGGAACGAGTTGAGATGGCTTAAGTCCTAATTCCACCCTAAGATTTCTAATCAATCTAATTATTTCAAAGAGCTCTTGAAAAGATTTATCTATATGATGATTTATGTGTTTTTTTTCTACAACAGGCCATTGCTGAAGAGATAATAAAGTCTGTTCGGGTTTTAGTTGTAATGCATGCCATAGTTCTTCAGTAATATGCGGCATAAATGGATGCATCATTACTAAAACATCAGAAAGTACCTTGATTAATATTTTTTCCGATATTTGTCTATTCTGTAATTCCTTATTACTGAACTTTTGCTTTGAAAATTCAACATACCAATCACAAAAATCATTCCAAGTAAATTCGTATAATAATTTCGCAGCTTCACCTAATTTGTATTCAATTAAAAGATTAGATACTTTGGAATTCAATTGATTTAATTTTGATAAAATCCATTTATCAGATAATTGAAAATATTTTTCATCACTCTCGCTTAATAAATAATTTTCAGAAAAAGTTTTATTTATCAAAACAAATTTAGTAGCATTCCAAAGTTTATTTGCAAAATTCCTTGATGCTTCAACTGTTGAAGAAGTATCATTTTTTCGATCAAAATCTAGCCTTATATCCTGTCCAGCTCCAGCGACTTCTCGAATTAAAGCAAACCTCAAAGCATCAGAACCGTATTTATCAATCAAAAGCAAAGGATCAATACCGTTACCTGCACTTTTACTCATTTTTTTATTATTTTCATCTCGAACTAAACCATGAATATAAACATCCTTGAAAGGTATTTTATTCGTAAAAGTTTTACCCATCATTGTCATTCTGGCTACCCAAAAGAAAATGATATCGAAACCGGTCACTAAAACGCTATTGGGATACCATTTTTTAAAATCTTCATCATTTACGTTAGGCCAACCTAATGTAGAAAAAGGCCATAAACCACTTGAAAACCAGGTATCTAGTACATCTTTATCACGAATAAGTTGAAAATCAGCTCCAAATTCTTTTGTAGCTTTGTTTAAAGCTTCTTTCTCATTCCTTGCAACAATATATGGAGTATTTTGATCGATTGAATCCTCTGAATGTTTCAAGATATACCATGCAGGAATTTGATGTCCCCACCATAATTGCCTACTAATGCACCAATCATTGATATTATCTAACCAATCTTTATAAACTTTCTCCCAGCGATTAGGAATAAAAGTAGGCTTTTGAGAATCAAGTTCTTCAAGACAACTTGAAGAAATATTTTCCATTTTTAAAAACCACTGGGTTGACAATAATGGCTCAATTGGCACTTTCCCCCTTTCGGAAAAAGGTACAGTATTTTTATAGTCTTCTATTTTTGTTAACAAACCTAACAAATCTAATTCCTTTATTATTTGTTTTCTAGCTTCATATCTATCTAAATCCTGAAATTTTCCTGCATTAATATTAAGAGTTCCATCTTTATTCATTATATTTATTTGCTTTAGATTATTTCTTTTGCCCATAGCAAAATCGTTAGGATCATGAGCTGGAGTTACCTTTACACAACCTGTACCAAAATCCTTATCAACTTCCATATCAGCAATAATAGGTATTTCCCTATCAACAAAAGGAACTTTTACTTTTTTTGCAATATACTTTTTATATCTTTCATCATTTGGGTTTACAGCTAAAGCAGTATCTCCCAATAAGGTTTCAGGTCTGGTTGTTGCGACCTCTAAGTATTCATCTAAAATTTGACCCGCATCAGAAATTAAGGGATATTTAAAATGCCATAAATGTCCATTAACCTCCTGCATTTCAACTTCAAGATCACTTACTGCTGATTGAGATGCTGGGCACCAATTAACTAAATATTCACCTCTATAAATAAGTTTTTTATCGTGCAGAATATTAAACGCTTCAATAACTGCCTCATTTAATTTTTCGTCAAGAGTAAATCTTTCTCTCTCCCAGTCTACAGAATAGCCAATTCTCTTTAATTGAGATACTATTTTACCCCCACTCTGCTCTTTCCAAATCCAGGCTCTTTTTAAAAAATCTTCTCTTCCAATATCGCCACTATTTTTACCCTCATTTTTTAATTGTTTTTCAAGTATAGTTTGGACGGCTATTGATGCATGATCAGTTCCTGGTAAGCACAATACATTTTTACCAAGGAGTCTTTGGAAACGAATAATCACATCTATTAACGAACTATTGAAAGCATGTCCCATGTGTAAAGACCCTGTGACATTGGGAGGAGGAATAACTATACAAAAAGGTTCACCTTTATCTCTCGAATCGGGACTAAATGCTCTTAAACTATCCCATTGTTTTTGCCACTTTTTTTCAACCTCTGAGGGTGAATAATTCTTTAATGTAAATTCATCATTCAACTTATTCATTTGCAATAGTTATTTCATTAGCTTTTTATTTATTTTATATTGATAGAAGCAAATAATTGAAAAATATCAGTTTGCAAAAATAAAAATTATTCTAAATCAATTTAAATCCAGAGCCACAAGAGCACCTTTTTGCATTTTCTGGAGTTGAGATAAGAAAACCACCACCACTTAAATCACTGTAATAATCAAGTTTTAAATCTTTTAACAAAGAAAACTTTTTAATATCAGCATATAAAGTTATACCCTCGGTTCTAGATATTGGAGAACCATTATTTATTCCTGGTTTCAATTTAATATGCATCCAACCCTCTGAACCTTCATCTTTAATTAGGTCAATAAACATTTCACCTGGAGAACCCCCAAAGGATGCTTGCCTAGATAGCTCTGATGCAGCACTTTGACTGATTGAAAGATTTACGATCTCAGTCATTAAAATAAATTAGTCAATGGGCGATCCAGGGTTCGAACCAGGGACATCCTGCTTGTAAGGCAGGCGCTCTACCGCTGAGCTAATCGCCCTTATAATAATTCATTCTAATAGATGAAGTTGAAATTTTTATAATAAGTATTTAAATATTTCATGATTAAGGCAAAATTAAAAAAATAAAATAAAGATTTATGACCCCAAACAATTGCAATAACAATCAAAACGATAGAAATTTAAAGGCTTTAGAGAATTTCAAAATTTTAATATCCAATATTAAATTATTAAAAGATAAAACTTGGGGCTGTCCATGGCAAAAAAAACAGTCACATGAAACTTTGATCCCCTTTTTAAATGAAGAAAGTAATGAATTTATTGATGCAGTATATGAAAAAAACGCGAATAATATGTGTGAAGAATTAGGAGACCTTTTATTACAAATACTGCTTCATGCTGAAATTGGTTTTGAAGAAAATCAATTTGAATTAAATGATATTATCAAAAATCTCAATAAAAAAATCATCAATAGACATCCATATATTTTTAAAAAGCAAGAAAAAGTATCTTTAAAAAAATCGCAAGAAATTTGGAGAAATATCAAAAATTCAGAAAAGAAAGATCACAATAAAGAATCTTCAATTAGTAAACAATTAAATTCGGAAATAAGAAGTTTGCCTGCAACAGTTGGATCAGAAAAAATAACAAATACTGTTAAAAAATACGGTTTTAAGTGGGTAAGTAGTAATCAGATTTTTGATAAATTAAGTGAGGAAATATGCGAATTAAAAGAGGCGATACAAAGCAAAAATTCATCAGATATACAGGATGAATTTGGAGATGTTTACTTTACTTTGATAAATCTTTCAAACTTTTTAAAAATAAATCCAGAATCATCTCTACAAAAAACTAATAAAAAATTTTTAAAAAGATTTTCAATAATTGAAGATCTTGCAGGAGATAATATTAAAAAACAAACTCTAAAAGAATTTAAGCGACTTTGGAAAGTTGCTAAAAAAACATTATTTATAGAAAATCTAAAAAACAAATGAAAGATATAACAACGTGGATTGATGAATACCAAAAAGGTTCAAGATTTGGCCTTAAAGGAAAAGTTTTACTCAAAAAAAATTCTAAATTTCAAGAAATCCTGATCATAGAAAGTGATTATTATGGTAAGGCTTTAATGTTAGATAGATGTTGGATGACATCAATGAGAGACGAAAAATATTATCATGAATGTTTGGTTCATCCAGCCTTAAGTAGCATAAAAGAGAAATCTCGCATATTAATAATTGGAGGGGGTGATGGTGGAACCGCAAGAGAATGCTTAAAATATTCTCAAGTAGAAAAAATAGATTTGGTAGAAATTGATGAGGAAGTCATAAAGGCATCTAAAAAATTTTTGCAAGAAATTGGAGGTACTGCCTGGATTGATAAAAGATTAACCATACATATTGATGATGGTGTTAAGTGGGTAGAAAAAGCAAAAAATAATTTTTATGATTGCATTTTTATAGATTGTTCAGATCCCTCAGAATTTTCTAACTTATTATTTACAGATACTTTTTATAAAGAATGCAAAAGAATACTTACGCAAAAGGGAATATTAGCTACTCAAAGCGAATCACCTGAATCATTCAAAAATATACATATACATATTTTGAAATCTCTTAAGAAAGTATTTAAATTATCTGAAACTATGTACTCATTTGTGCCCATATACCCAAGTGGTATTTGGAGCTGGACATTCGCCTCAAAAGGAGAATTGAATTTATCAACACCATGTTGCAATGAGGTTACAACAATAGAAAAGGGATGTGATATTTGGAATTTAAATTTTCAAAATGCGGCATTCAAAATGATGCCAAATAAAATTGTGAAAGAACTAAATTCGTAAAATGATAAATAAAAATTTGTTTGATAAAGAAAAAGCAATTTTTATGGGGTCAAAAAGAAATCCTGATAATTGTTCAATTGGAATATTTGGAGTCAATTATGATGGGACATGCTCCTATAAGTCAGGAGCTAAATTTGGTCCTAATGCCATAAGGCAAGTTAGTACATGCTTAGAAACATTTTGTCCAAGATTAGAAAAAGATTTAGAAGATTTTAATTATGTTGATTTTGGCTCGTTAATAATTCATAAAAAGGACTCAAAGTCTGTCATTAAATCAGTCAAATCAGCAACAAATTTTTTAATGAGTAAAAGCCTAGCTCCCATTATGCTTGGAGGTGAACACTCTATTACGAGGGGTGCTATTGAGGCATTAGTCAAAAAATATCCAGATTTGATTTTAATTCAACTAGATGCTCATGCAGATTTAAGAAGTTCATATATGGGAAACGAACATAGTCATGCTTGTACAATGCAAAGATGCTTAGATGTCTTACCTGAAAAAAAGATTTTGCAAGTAGGGATAAGGAGTGGAACAAAAGAAGAGTTTAAATTTATGAGACATCAAAATCAATTAGTAAGATTCTCCCCAGGCGGGAATACCCAAGAATTAAAAAAGGCTCTTATTCCTTACTCTAATTCTCCAATATATTTAACAATAGATTTAGATTGGTTTGATCCAAGTTTATTACCTGGCACAGGAACTCCCGAACCAGGAGGATTTTTTTGGAACGACTTTGAAGCGATTCTCGACACTTTAAAAAACATTAGAATAGTTGCTTCAGATATTGTGGAATTATCTCCAGATATTGATAACAGCGGAGTAAGTAGTGTCGTTGCCGCAAAAGTACTAAGGAGCTTAATTATGTCATTAAAAAATATGCAATAAAAAAATTCTAAACTAAAGTATAGGAAACTAAAAAAATCGTTTAATATTTCATGGATTTACTTAAAAGTCCACTTTATTCAAAATATATTGAGTCAAATGCAAAGTTAATCAATTTTGCAGGATGGGAGATGCCCATATCCTTTTCGGGATTAATAAACGAACATGAATCAGTAAGAACATCAGCAGGATTCTTTGATATTTCCCATATGGGTGTAATTTCTCTCAGAGGTATTAATCCTAAAGAATATATTCAGAAATTTTTTCCTACTAATTTATACTCCTTTTCAGAAGGTCAAGGGCTTTATACACTAATACTTAATGAGAAGGGAGGAATAATAGATGACTTAATCATTTATGACCTTGGTCGACAAGAAGGTGATATCTCAGAAATCTTTTTAATAGTAAATGCCAGCAGATACCAAGATGATTTTTTATGGATTAAAAATAATTTAAATACCAACCAAGTTTCTGTATCAAACGCAAAAACAGACAAGGTTCTCTTATCAATACAAGGCAGAAATTCCTTTACGTTATTTGAAGAATGGATTGGCTCATCGATCTCACATATTCCCTACTTTGGATGTGAATATAAAAATTTTGATCATATTTCGACTGAAGGAAAATTTTTCTTTTCAAAAACAGGTTACACGGGGGAAAACGGTTTAGAGATACTTTTACCCGCACAATCTGCCATTAATCTGTGGGATTTCTTAGTTTCAAGGAATATTCAGCCTTGTGGATTGGGTGCTAGAGACACCTTAAGACTTGAGGCTGGAATGCATTTATATGGCCAAGATTTAGATGAAAAAACTACCCCATATGAGGCAGGTTTGGGCTGGCTAGTAAATTTAGAGAATAATCATGAATTTTTTGGAAGAGATTTTCTTGAAAAACAATCAAAATTAGGTATTAAAAAAAAATTAGTTGGTCTAACTATTGAAGGCAGAGCTATTGGAAGAAAAGGGTGCGAAGTATTTAAAGATGAAAAATACATTGGAATTATAACCAGCGGTACTTGGTCCCCTACTACAGAAAAGGCAATCGCTTTTGCTTATATTCAAAATTCTTACGCTGCTTTGAATAATGTTGTTGAAGTTTTAATCCGAGGCAAAAAATTCAAGGCGACCATAACGAAAAGAGCTTTTTACAAAAAAGATATTTAACTAAATTTACCCTTTAAGAATTATTATTATAAGTTATTGCTCAATAAGTCATTTCTAGATGCGAAACAAAATTTGTGAAGAACTCAATAAGTCTGATATTGGGAAAGAAGTTAATTTATGTGGATGGGTAGACCGAAGAAGAGATCATGGTGGAGTGATTTTTATCGATTTGCGTGATCACAGTGGATTTATGCAAATCACTATTAATCCTGAAGATGGTGAGACTCTTTTTAAACAAGCTGAAATTCTAAGAAATGAAACTGTGATAATGGTTAATGGAATTGTTAATGAAAGACCAAAGGATTCAATCAATAAAAATATAATCACTGGGGAGTTAGAACTAAAAGTTCAAGATTTACAAATTCTTAATCAAATTAAAAATAATTTACCATTTCCTGTCTCAGTGCATGATTATGAGAATACGAAAGAAGAACTTAGATTAAAATATCGATATTTAGATATAAGAAGAGGAAAATTACTCGAAAATTTAAAAACAAGACATAAGATTATTAAAGCAATAAGAAATTATCTTGATAATTCTGGATTTACAGAGGTTGAAACACCATTACTTACAAAATCGACTCCGGAAGGGGCTAGAGATTTTTTAGTTCCAGCTAGGCTTTCAAATGGTGATTTTTTTGCTTTACCACAATCTCCTCAATTATTTAAACAACTTTTAATGGTAGGAGGATTAGACAAGTACTATCAAATCGCAAAATGTTTCCGTGATGAAGACCTAAGAGCAGATAGACAACCAGAATTTACTCAGCTTGATATTGAAATGAGTTTTGTAAGTGAAGAAGAAATCATTGCTTTTAATGAAAAACTAATAAAACATATATGGAAAAATGTACTCAATATAAACTTAAATGAGGATTTCCCAAGAATGTCTTGGCAAGAAGCAATGGACAACTATGGAACAGACAGACCAGATACGAGATATGGAATGTTACTTAAAAATTTAGGCGAGATACTTGGCAATATTGGTTTTAACATTTTCACCAAAGCAATACAGATGGGGGGAGCAATAAAATCTATAACTATTAAAAATGGCAATTCAAGTATTAGTAACGTACGTATCAAACCTGGAGGGGATATTTTTAAAGTTGCCCAAGAAGCAGGTGCTGGAGGTTTAGCCTTCATAAGGGTTAAAGGAGATGAACTTGAAACAATTGGAGCAATAAAAAATAATTTAAACAAAGATCATATTTCTAATATTTTAAAAATTACCGAAGCAGAAGATGGAGATTTAATTCTTTTAGGAGCAGGAAGCACAAAAATTGTAAATCAATCACTAGATAGAGTAAGACAATATATTGCAAAAGATTTAAATCTTTTAGAAAATCAAAAAGCGCAATCGCAATGGAATTTTTTATGGATCACTGACTTTCCTATGTTTGAAATGAATGAAGAAGAAAAAAGGTTTGAAGCTTTACACCATCCTTTTTGTTCTCCTAAAAATGTAAAGTTTGAAGATAAAAAAGAATTAACAAAAAAAATAGAAACCTCAACTGCATATGCTTATGACTTAGTACTAAATGGATTAGAGTTAGGAGGAGGTTCATTGCGTATACATCAAGCTGAAATGCAAAAAGAAGTTCTCAGAACAGTTGGATTAACAGATCATCAAATTGATGAGAAATTTGGGTTTTTAATTGAAGCTCTTGAAATGGGTGCTCCGCCTCATGGAGGCATCGCCTTTGGATTAGATCGCATAACAATGCTGATTTTGGGAGTAGATTCAATAAGAGAAACAATTGCTTTTCCAAAAAATCAACAAGCCAAATGTCTATTAACTAATGCACCTTCAAATGTCTCCAAATCACAATTAAAAGAATTAGATATTGAAATAACAATTGATGAATAAACTATTTATGGATGATCAATAATTTTTTTGTTTAAATAAAATATAAGGAGGTTGTGCTTAATTAAAAATATTTAATGTCAAAATTTGTTTTTGTTACTGGGGGAGTTGTTTCTAGCATTGGTAAAGGTATTGTTGCCGCAAGCTTAGGAAGATTATTAAAGTCAAGAGGATATAGCGTTTCAATACTCAAATTAGATCCTTATCTCAATGTTGACCCTGGAACAATGAGCCCTTTTCAGCATGGTGAAGTTTTCGTGACAGAAGATGGGGCTGAAACAGATTTAGATTTAGGACACTATGAAAGATTTACTGACACTGCAATGACTCGCTTAAATAGTGTCACAACAGGATCTATATATCAAGCAGTCATTAATAAAGAAAGAAGAGGTAGTTACAATGGGGGCACAGTGCAAGTTATTCCTCACATAACAGGTGAAATAAGAGAAAGGATTCATAGAGTAGCATCTAACAGCAATGCTGATATTGTTATCACTGAAATTGGTGGAACAGTAGGAGATATTGAATCTCTGCCATTTTTAGAGGCAATAAGAGAATTTAAAAATGACGTTAATAAAAATGATGTTACGTATATCCATGTAACTTTACTCCCATATATCAAAACTTCAGGTGAAATAAAAACTAAACCTACTCAACATTCTGTTAAAGAATTAAGATCAATCGGCATACAACCAGATTTACTTGTATGCAGAAGTGATAAAGAAATTAACGACAGTCTTAAAAGAAAACTTAGTGGTTTCTGCGGAGTTAATCTTAATTGTGTAATTGAAGCATTGGATGCTGACAGTATTTATTCTGTCCCACTTTCATTAAAAAAAGAGGGTTTATGTAAAGAGACTTTGAGATGTCTAGATCTAGAGGATAAGGAATGTGATTTAGAAAGTTGGGAAAAAATAATTCATAATCTTAGAAATCCTGGTAACCCTATAAAAGTTGCTTTAGTTGGAAAATATATAGAACTTGGTGACGCATATCTTTCAGTAGTGGAAGCATTAAGACATGCTTGCATTGAACAAAAGGCTTTCTTAGATTTGCATTGGGTCAGTGCTGAAATGATCGAAGAGAAATCAGCCGAAGAGTATTTACATGATGTTGATGCAATTGTTGTACCGGGAGGATTTGGAAATAGAGGAGTAAATGGAAAGATTGCATCAATAAAATTTGCAAGAGAAAAAAAAATTCCTTTCCTAGGTTTATGTTTAGGTATGCAATGTGCAGTAATAGAGTGGGCCAGAAATGTGGTCCAATTACCGGGCGCATCTAGCTCGGAATTAGACCCAGAGTCTGAGAATCCTGTTATACATTTATTACCAGAACAAGAAGATATTGTTGATCTAGGAGGCACTATGAGATTAGGAGTTTATCCTTGCAGACTTCAAAAAAATACAACTGGTAAGGAACTTTATAATGAAGATGTTATATATGAGAGACATAGACATAGATACGAATTTAATAATTTCTACAAACAAATTTTTGTAGATTCTGGATACAAAATCAGTGGTACATCACCTGATGGCAGATTAGTAGAGTTGATTGAGTTAGTTAATCATCCATATTTTTTAGCATGCCAATACCATCCTGAATTCTTATCGAGACCAGGAAAGCCCCATCCTTTATTTAAAGGCTTGATAAAAGCATCTCGAGAAAAATTAGAGCAATCAAAATAATATTATTTATTTTTTTGCATTAAATAATGACAAATTTCTTACCATTAGTAGAAAAATTTCATTCATTACAAGGGGAGGGCTTTCATACAGGTCAAAGTGCATTTTTTATACGACTAGCTGGCTGTAACGTTGGATGTCCATGGTGCGATACTAAACATTCTTGGGATAAAGAAAAATTTCCTTTAATATCAATTCAAGAAATCATAAATGAAATAAAAAGGGCTCGAAAACAAGGGGCATCTTTTTTAGTAATAACTGGTGGTGAGCCTTTACATCATAACTTAGATAATTTATGCCAAGCTATCAATGAAGAAACTTCTACGGAAAATCAAAGCCCAATTAAGATTCATATTGAAACCAGTGGTGTAAGCAATTTGTCAGGTAGTTTTGATTGGATTACTTTATCTCCTAAAAGACACCAACCCCCAAAAACTTATTTTTTGAAAAATTGTAATGAATTAAAAATAATTATCAATGATCAAAAAGATATTGATTTTGCAATCGATATAAAGCAAGAAATTATGAATAAGTATCAGAATTCTTCATCAACAAAGAATTTTTATAAGTTGGATAAAAAATATTATTTACAACCTGCATGGCAAAACGATGATGGGTTTTCCCTTACAATTGATTTTATTAAAAATAATCCTGAATGGAATTTGAGTCTTCAAACACATAAGTACTTAAAAATCAAATAATTTATATGAATTTAGAAAACAAATCTGCAGTAATTTTATTATCGGGTGGCTTAGATTCTTCAACTGTCACAGGCTTAGCAAAAGCCTCCAAGGCAAAGATATTTGGCCTATCATTTGATTACGGTCAAAGACATAAAAAAGAACTCAATTCCGCATTAACGATAGCTAAACACTTTGCAATAGAAGAATTCAAAATCGTAAAGCTTGACCTCTCTTTATGGGGAGGTTCATCCCTTACTGATACAAAAAAAGATTTACCTATCGAAGGTGTTCAACTAAATACAATTCCCAATACATATGTACCGGGAAGAAATACAATCTTTATTTCTGTTGCGTTAAGTTATGCTGAAGCCATTAACGCTGATTTAATAGGCTTAGGTGTTAACGCGCTAGATTATTCTGGATATCCTGATTGCAGGCCTGACTATATTAAAAAATTTCAAGAATTAGCTTATCTTGCTAACAAAAGAGGAAGAGAAGATAATCCAATTAAACTTTGGACGCCATTAATAGATTTAAATAAAGAGGATATTATTCAATTAGCTTTTGATCATAATGTTCCCTTAGAAAAAACATGGAGTTGTTATTCAGGTAATTTAAAACCCTGTGGGAAATGTGATAGTTGCAGAATAAGACAAACAGCCTATAAAAAATGGCAAATTAAACAAAATGAATATTAAAACAAAAAAATTATCTAAGTGGATTGATCCAGAATTAATTGCAAATCATTTGGCCTTGAAATTTGGAGAACATGGGTTGTCCTGGTTAGATAGTGATGGAAAAGATAATGGGAAATGGTCAATAATGGGAGTGAACCCAAAAAAAATAATTTCTTCAGGAAATATAAATAATTTAGATATTGGTAATAACCCTTTTTTAAAATTAAAAAAAATTGAGAAAGGTTTTTGGATTGGATGGCTCAAC comes from the Prochlorococcus marinus str. MIT 9515 genome and includes:
- a CDS encoding valine--tRNA ligase, with the protein product MNKLNDEFTLKNYSPSEVEKKWQKQWDSLRAFSPDSRDKGEPFCIVIPPPNVTGSLHMGHAFNSSLIDVIIRFQRLLGKNVLCLPGTDHASIAVQTILEKQLKNEGKNSGDIGREDFLKRAWIWKEQSGGKIVSQLKRIGYSVDWERERFTLDEKLNEAVIEAFNILHDKKLIYRGEYLVNWCPASQSAVSDLEVEMQEVNGHLWHFKYPLISDAGQILDEYLEVATTRPETLLGDTALAVNPNDERYKKYIAKKVKVPFVDREIPIIADMEVDKDFGTGCVKVTPAHDPNDFAMGKRNNLKQINIMNKDGTLNINAGKFQDLDRYEARKQIIKELDLLGLLTKIEDYKNTVPFSERGKVPIEPLLSTQWFLKMENISSSCLEELDSQKPTFIPNRWEKVYKDWLDNINDWCISRQLWWGHQIPAWYILKHSEDSIDQNTPYIVARNEKEALNKATKEFGADFQLIRDKDVLDTWFSSGLWPFSTLGWPNVNDEDFKKWYPNSVLVTGFDIIFFWVARMTMMGKTFTNKIPFKDVYIHGLVRDENNKKMSKSAGNGIDPLLLIDKYGSDALRFALIREVAGAGQDIRLDFDRKNDTSSTVEASRNFANKLWNATKFVLINKTFSENYLLSESDEKYFQLSDKWILSKLNQLNSKVSNLLIEYKLGEAAKLLYEFTWNDFCDWYVEFSKQKFSNKELQNRQISEKILIKVLSDVLVMMHPFMPHITEELWHALQLKPEQTLLSLQQWPVVEKKHINHHIDKSFQELFEIIRLIRNLRVELGLKPSQLVPVYLISDNVELTNFLKTLLVDLKTFTKSSEVVLRKSNEIDKNTFVKSFSGIIGDLEVYLPFNDFVNLEALKDRLTNDLKKVNLEIESLNKRISNKNFIDKAPRDIVDECFVKLKEGNLQSERINKKLNLLK
- the speE gene encoding polyamine aminopropyltransferase, translating into MKDITTWIDEYQKGSRFGLKGKVLLKKNSKFQEILIIESDYYGKALMLDRCWMTSMRDEKYYHECLVHPALSSIKEKSRILIIGGGDGGTARECLKYSQVEKIDLVEIDEEVIKASKKFLQEIGGTAWIDKRLTIHIDDGVKWVEKAKNNFYDCIFIDCSDPSEFSNLLFTDTFYKECKRILTQKGILATQSESPESFKNIHIHILKSLKKVFKLSETMYSFVPIYPSGIWSWTFASKGELNLSTPCCNEVTTIEKGCDIWNLNFQNAAFKMMPNKIVKELNS
- the speB gene encoding agmatinase — encoded protein: MINKNLFDKEKAIFMGSKRNPDNCSIGIFGVNYDGTCSYKSGAKFGPNAIRQVSTCLETFCPRLEKDLEDFNYVDFGSLIIHKKDSKSVIKSVKSATNFLMSKSLAPIMLGGEHSITRGAIEALVKKYPDLILIQLDAHADLRSSYMGNEHSHACTMQRCLDVLPEKKILQVGIRSGTKEEFKFMRHQNQLVRFSPGGNTQELKKALIPYSNSPIYLTIDLDWFDPSLLPGTGTPEPGGFFWNDFEAILDTLKNIRIVASDIVELSPDIDNSGVSSVVAAKVLRSLIMSLKNMQ
- a CDS encoding AIR synthase; this translates as MTEIVNLSISQSAASELSRQASFGGSPGEMFIDLIKDEGSEGWMHIKLKPGINNGSPISRTEGITLYADIKKFSLLKDLKLDYYSDLSGGGFLISTPENAKRCSCGSGFKLI
- the aspS gene encoding aspartate--tRNA ligase — protein: MRNKICEELNKSDIGKEVNLCGWVDRRRDHGGVIFIDLRDHSGFMQITINPEDGETLFKQAEILRNETVIMVNGIVNERPKDSINKNIITGELELKVQDLQILNQIKNNLPFPVSVHDYENTKEELRLKYRYLDIRRGKLLENLKTRHKIIKAIRNYLDNSGFTEVETPLLTKSTPEGARDFLVPARLSNGDFFALPQSPQLFKQLLMVGGLDKYYQIAKCFRDEDLRADRQPEFTQLDIEMSFVSEEEIIAFNEKLIKHIWKNVLNINLNEDFPRMSWQEAMDNYGTDRPDTRYGMLLKNLGEILGNIGFNIFTKAIQMGGAIKSITIKNGNSSISNVRIKPGGDIFKVAQEAGAGGLAFIRVKGDELETIGAIKNNLNKDHISNILKITEAEDGDLILLGAGSTKIVNQSLDRVRQYIAKDLNLLENQKAQSQWNFLWITDFPMFEMNEEEKRFEALHHPFCSPKNVKFEDKKELTKKIETSTAYAYDLVLNGLELGGGSLRIHQAEMQKEVLRTVGLTDHQIDEKFGFLIEALEMGAPPHGGIAFGLDRITMLILGVDSIRETIAFPKNQQAKCLLTNAPSNVSKSQLKELDIEITIDE
- the gcvT gene encoding glycine cleavage system aminomethyltransferase GcvT, translating into MDLLKSPLYSKYIESNAKLINFAGWEMPISFSGLINEHESVRTSAGFFDISHMGVISLRGINPKEYIQKFFPTNLYSFSEGQGLYTLILNEKGGIIDDLIIYDLGRQEGDISEIFLIVNASRYQDDFLWIKNNLNTNQVSVSNAKTDKVLLSIQGRNSFTLFEEWIGSSISHIPYFGCEYKNFDHISTEGKFFFSKTGYTGENGLEILLPAQSAINLWDFLVSRNIQPCGLGARDTLRLEAGMHLYGQDLDEKTTPYEAGLGWLVNLENNHEFFGRDFLEKQSKLGIKKKLVGLTIEGRAIGRKGCEVFKDEKYIGIITSGTWSPTTEKAIAFAYIQNSYAALNNVVEVLIRGKKFKATITKRAFYKKDI
- the mazG gene encoding nucleoside triphosphate pyrophosphohydrolase — translated: MTPNNCNNNQNDRNLKALENFKILISNIKLLKDKTWGCPWQKKQSHETLIPFLNEESNEFIDAVYEKNANNMCEELGDLLLQILLHAEIGFEENQFELNDIIKNLNKKIINRHPYIFKKQEKVSLKKSQEIWRNIKNSEKKDHNKESSISKQLNSEIRSLPATVGSEKITNTVKKYGFKWVSSNQIFDKLSEEICELKEAIQSKNSSDIQDEFGDVYFTLINLSNFLKINPESSLQKTNKKFLKRFSIIEDLAGDNIKKQTLKEFKRLWKVAKKTLFIENLKNK